In the Desulfobacterales bacterium genome, one interval contains:
- the fliG gene encoding flagellar motor switch protein FliG, translated as MGEKKIDLKNMSGPEKAAVFLLAIGEVEASKVFKKMNDEEIKKVAGIMADLDKVAPEVLDAVSEEFVGRLEGGSRGSVKGEAFFKALVGSSLEKGKAEKLLQELEEERKETPFEWSSEVDPSVFRDHLMGEHPQTIAMILAYLPPNVSAEILFGLPDDKKGDIAIRIARLGQVPKEIVRQVDETLRNELKKVGTSGEKVGGIQALVDILNNLDRASEDIILETIEEEHAEMVVEIRGMMFVFEDLIKVDDRGMREILKKVENQQLVLAMKTASEEMKQKIVGNLSTRAAEMLMEDLEVMGPVRLTEVEEAQQAIIRAAKELEADGTITLGGKGKEDVLV; from the coding sequence ATGGGCGAGAAAAAAATCGATTTAAAAAATATGAGTGGGCCTGAAAAAGCGGCGGTGTTTCTTCTGGCCATCGGAGAGGTGGAAGCTTCCAAGGTGTTTAAGAAAATGAACGATGAGGAGATCAAGAAAGTCGCCGGCATCATGGCGGATCTTGATAAGGTGGCGCCGGAGGTGTTGGATGCCGTTTCGGAAGAATTCGTTGGTAGGCTTGAAGGTGGCTCAAGAGGGTCTGTTAAGGGCGAAGCGTTTTTTAAAGCGCTTGTGGGAAGCTCCCTCGAAAAAGGCAAAGCAGAAAAGCTTCTTCAGGAATTGGAAGAAGAAAGGAAGGAAACGCCCTTTGAATGGAGCAGTGAAGTGGACCCATCGGTTTTTCGAGATCACCTGATGGGGGAGCATCCTCAGACCATCGCCATGATCCTGGCCTATTTGCCCCCGAACGTTTCGGCTGAAATTTTATTCGGACTACCCGATGATAAAAAGGGGGATATTGCCATTCGAATCGCCCGGTTGGGTCAGGTTCCCAAGGAAATTGTTCGTCAAGTGGATGAAACATTGCGAAATGAACTGAAGAAAGTCGGCACCAGTGGGGAAAAAGTCGGCGGTATTCAGGCATTGGTGGATATATTGAATAATCTCGATAGGGCCAGCGAAGATATTATCCTGGAGACCATTGAAGAAGAGCATGCTGAGATGGTCGTGGAAATCAGGGGTATGATGTTTGTGTTTGAAGATCTGATCAAGGTAGATGACCGGGGTATGCGCGAGATCTTGAAGAAGGTGGAAAACCAGCAGTTGGTGTTGGCCATGAAGACCGCCAGCGAGGAGATGAAGCAGAAGATTGTCGGCAATCTCTCGACGCGCGCGGCCGAAATGCTGATGGAGGACCTTGAAGTCATGGGACCGGTGCGCTTAACGGAGGTGGAAGAAGCGCAACAAGCCATCATTCGTGCAGCCAAGGAACTGGAGGCCGATGGTACCATCACGCTTGGCGGCAAGGGAAAGGAGGATGTCCTTGTCTGA
- a CDS encoding FliH/SctL family protein — MSDQPKDATFQRVHWAAAVSAKTPNQSAGAGAAGAQFAHMAPVVKKAAEASSFESPYISEHKLREILEADRRQKRPAEPDAEEVKRLAYAEGFAKGEADGFNAGKQQTKPILDQLQRVLSDVNGLWQLMVTRYERQLMDLVCRVAEKIVLGHVEIEPETVKRAILDAFSVVPEPINATIEVNPKDYEYIETIKEDFFDCIASLKDVAVLSDPSVARGGCKIRTTSGEVDATIQSRLESVRKCFIEANGSKNMD; from the coding sequence TTGTCTGATCAACCAAAGGACGCCACTTTTCAAAGGGTTCATTGGGCAGCCGCCGTTTCGGCAAAGACGCCGAACCAATCGGCGGGCGCAGGCGCTGCCGGTGCTCAATTTGCCCATATGGCGCCTGTTGTCAAAAAAGCGGCTGAGGCATCGTCTTTTGAATCCCCTTATATCAGTGAACACAAGCTCAGAGAGATTCTTGAGGCGGATCGACGCCAAAAACGCCCGGCGGAGCCCGATGCGGAAGAAGTCAAGCGCTTGGCCTATGCGGAAGGATTTGCAAAGGGAGAGGCGGACGGATTCAATGCCGGCAAACAACAGACCAAACCGATTCTCGATCAGTTGCAGCGGGTTCTATCCGATGTGAATGGGTTGTGGCAGCTAATGGTTACCCGCTACGAGCGCCAGTTGATGGATCTGGTTTGCCGGGTAGCCGAGAAAATCGTGCTCGGTCATGTTGAAATCGAACCTGAAACGGTTAAACGCGCTATTCTTGATGCATTTTCCGTTGTTCCTGAGCCAATTAACGCAACCATTGAGGTCAATCCAAAAGATTATGAATATATAGAAACAATCAAGGAAGATTTTTTTGATTGCATTGCTTCCTTGAAGGATGTTGCCGTGTTGAGTGATCCGTCGGTGGCGCGCGGTGGCTGCAAAATTCGAACCACCTCGGGCGAGGTGGATGCCACCATACAATCCCGGCTGGAATCGGTTCGAAAGTGTTTTATCGAGGCAAATGGATCCAAAAATATGGACTGA
- a CDS encoding FliI/YscN family ATPase, which yields MNSKNPIATSDLNIHWDSYLKAVETGPRLRLQGRIVKVIGLIAEAEGVGASIGSRCNIENDHGRSIMAEVVGFKDDRVLLMPYGDTRGIRPGSRVSLMDETPHTDVGDAFLGRVVDGMGEPLDGKGPIRGTAQYPLYGNPINPLDRRSIRQLMDVGVAAVNTMIPLGQGQRVAIMAGSGVGKSVLMGMMTRHTAADVTVIGLIGERGREVKDFVEGNLGVEGMKKAVLVAATSDAPPLVRMRGAYLATTLAEYFRDQEKNVLLIMDSITRFAMSSRDVGLAAGEPPTSRGYTPSFFAQIPVLLERAGSVQGKGSITGIYTVLVEGDDMNDPVGDTVRSIVDGHIVLSRKLANRGHYPAIDVLQSVSRVVRDVSSAEHLALRDKAVDILAVYGDAEDMISIGAYVDGSDPRIDYAKRMMPKIVNFLRQSVGEKSPYPLGLNKLKAIFAEK from the coding sequence ATGAACTCAAAAAACCCCATAGCGACTTCTGATTTGAACATCCACTGGGATTCCTATCTCAAAGCGGTGGAAACCGGACCACGGTTGCGGCTTCAAGGCCGTATCGTTAAGGTCATCGGACTGATTGCCGAGGCCGAAGGCGTGGGGGCGAGTATCGGCAGCCGGTGCAACATTGAAAATGATCATGGGCGAAGTATTATGGCCGAGGTTGTGGGATTTAAGGATGATCGGGTGCTGCTCATGCCTTACGGCGATACGCGGGGGATTCGGCCGGGCAGCCGTGTTTCTCTTATGGACGAAACGCCGCATACCGATGTGGGCGATGCATTTTTAGGTCGGGTGGTGGATGGCATGGGGGAACCGTTGGACGGAAAGGGGCCGATTCGGGGAACCGCGCAGTACCCGCTTTACGGCAACCCTATCAATCCGTTGGACCGTCGATCCATTAGACAGCTGATGGATGTGGGTGTCGCCGCCGTTAACACCATGATTCCGCTGGGTCAGGGACAGCGAGTCGCCATTATGGCTGGTTCCGGCGTGGGTAAAAGTGTTCTGATGGGAATGATGACCCGCCACACCGCGGCGGATGTGACCGTAATCGGGTTGATCGGTGAGCGGGGCCGGGAAGTAAAAGACTTTGTAGAAGGAAATCTCGGCGTGGAGGGAATGAAAAAAGCAGTCCTGGTGGCGGCCACTTCGGACGCGCCGCCCCTGGTGAGAATGCGCGGCGCCTATCTGGCGACAACCCTTGCGGAATACTTCCGGGATCAGGAGAAAAATGTTCTTTTGATCATGGACTCCATTACCCGGTTTGCCATGAGCAGCAGGGATGTGGGGCTGGCGGCCGGCGAGCCGCCGACCAGCCGCGGGTACACCCCGTCGTTTTTTGCGCAGATACCGGTTCTGCTCGAAAGAGCCGGCAGTGTGCAAGGCAAAGGAAGCATCACCGGTATTTACACGGTGCTCGTCGAAGGGGATGATATGAATGATCCGGTGGGCGATACGGTGAGATCCATTGTGGACGGGCACATCGTCCTGTCACGGAAACTGGCCAATCGGGGACATTACCCCGCCATTGATGTGCTTCAGAGTGTCAGCCGGGTTGTTCGGGATGTATCCAGCGCGGAGCATTTGGCCTTACGGGATAAAGCCGTTGATATTCTGGCGGTTTACGGGGATGCGGAAGATATGATTTCCATCGGTGCTTATGTGGACGGGTCTGATCCGCGCATCGACTATGCCAAGAGGATGATGCCGAAAATCGTTAATTTTTTAAGACAATCGGTAGGTGAAAAATCACCCTACCCGTTGGGACTGAATAAATTAAAAGCGATATTTGCTGAAAAGTAG
- the fliJ gene encoding flagellar export protein FliJ, with amino-acid sequence MKKFKFKLDPLLRYRAFQERQQKMAVAAAHAAVVDCETRIRSMIQEMRKTKITFDVRLTTGMNAEQIRWFDHYLNALAAQRVSEEARRETLVTELIHQQQKLSEKTVLKKVVENLKERKKEAYYHQAYRTEQQMLDDLVILRSSRGANG; translated from the coding sequence ATGAAAAAGTTTAAGTTCAAACTCGATCCCTTGTTGCGGTATCGTGCATTTCAGGAGCGTCAGCAAAAAATGGCGGTGGCGGCAGCGCATGCCGCCGTGGTCGACTGTGAAACGCGGATTCGATCGATGATTCAGGAGATGCGTAAGACCAAAATAACATTTGATGTGCGCTTGACCACGGGAATGAATGCCGAACAGATTCGATGGTTCGACCATTATCTGAACGCCCTTGCCGCTCAACGCGTCTCCGAGGAGGCGCGGCGGGAGACATTGGTAACTGAATTGATTCACCAGCAACAGAAACTGAGCGAAAAAACGGTGCTTAAAAAAGTGGTTGAAAACCTTAAAGAACGAAAAAAAGAAGCGTATTATCACCAGGCATACCGGACGGAACAGCAGATGCTGGATGATCTGGTGATTCTCAGAAGTTCACGGGGTGCCAACGGATGA